One region of Streptomyces subrutilus genomic DNA includes:
- a CDS encoding HelD family protein, with product MAAQNAAVDSTADSVRDREIAVEQTHLDQVYRRLEEKIHEAEFLMNDAAQRGQVGTPGALAERDAQVFRAGIHLNRLNNEFEDFLFGRVDLVLGKDGERGPDGAYTSVEPADDAIREDLTADIAETLHIGRIGVLDSDYAPLVIDWRAPAAAPFYRSTPKDPGRVVRRRVIRSKGRKVLGVEDDLMRPEVTAFLDGRELPAIGDGALMAALGRARTHSMRDIVSSIQAEQDLVIRAPAASVAEVAGGPGTGKTAVALHRAAYLLYQDRRRYSGGILIVSPTPLLVAYTEGVLPSLGEEGQVAIRALGSLVDGAEATTYDDPAVARIKGSSRMLKVLRKAVRGALELGGAPDRLRVVAFGRRQELEADELNRIRQNVLGGTAPVNLLRPRARKLLLDALYARSGQSGRHSDPELAAELRSAFDEDISTEDAFIDFLDRWWPELTPRGVLAAMADERRLGRWSRRELNPREIRRLARSLRRVGPDGKGPLSVHDVALLDELQQLLGAPARPKRKREMDPLDQLSGLEELMPTREETQWERAERLAAERTEYAHVIVDEAQDLTPMQWRMVGRRGRTGTWTVVGDPAQSSWTDPDEAAAARDEALGSRPRKRFTLTVNYRNPAEVAEVAARVLRLAMPGMEPPSAVRSTGLEPRFAAAGDDLGATVREETRRLLEQVDGTVGVVVAMDRRAEAAGWLAGLGQRAVALGSLEAKGLEYDATVVVSPAEIADESPAGLRVLYVALTRATQQLTVVSAERDRPDASGVPELLLP from the coding sequence GTGGCCGCGCAGAATGCCGCTGTCGACAGCACGGCGGATTCCGTCCGAGATCGGGAGATCGCGGTCGAGCAGACGCATCTCGACCAGGTGTACCGACGCCTCGAGGAGAAGATCCACGAGGCCGAGTTCCTGATGAACGACGCCGCTCAGCGCGGCCAGGTGGGCACCCCCGGCGCCCTCGCCGAGCGCGACGCGCAGGTCTTCCGGGCGGGCATCCACCTGAACCGGCTCAACAACGAGTTCGAGGACTTCCTCTTCGGCCGCGTCGACCTGGTGCTCGGCAAGGACGGGGAGCGCGGCCCGGACGGCGCCTACACCTCCGTCGAGCCCGCCGACGACGCGATCCGCGAGGACCTCACCGCCGACATCGCCGAGACCCTGCACATCGGCCGCATCGGAGTCCTGGACTCCGACTACGCGCCGCTGGTCATCGACTGGCGGGCCCCGGCGGCCGCGCCGTTCTACCGCTCCACGCCCAAGGACCCCGGCCGCGTCGTACGCCGCCGGGTCATCCGCTCCAAGGGCCGCAAGGTGCTGGGCGTCGAGGACGACCTGATGCGCCCCGAGGTCACCGCCTTCCTGGACGGCCGGGAGCTGCCCGCCATCGGCGACGGCGCCCTGATGGCCGCCCTCGGACGGGCCCGTACGCACTCGATGCGGGACATCGTCTCCTCCATCCAGGCCGAGCAGGACCTCGTCATCCGCGCCCCCGCCGCCTCCGTCGCCGAGGTCGCGGGCGGGCCCGGCACCGGCAAGACCGCCGTCGCCCTGCACCGCGCCGCCTACCTGCTCTACCAGGACCGGCGCCGCTACTCCGGCGGCATCCTGATCGTCTCCCCGACCCCGCTGCTCGTCGCGTACACCGAGGGCGTGCTGCCCTCCCTCGGTGAGGAGGGGCAGGTCGCCATCCGGGCGCTGGGCTCGCTGGTCGACGGCGCCGAGGCGACCACGTACGACGACCCGGCCGTGGCTCGGATCAAGGGCTCCTCGCGGATGTTGAAGGTGCTCCGCAAGGCCGTACGGGGCGCCCTGGAGCTCGGCGGCGCCCCCGACCGGCTGCGCGTGGTGGCCTTCGGGCGCCGCCAGGAGCTGGAGGCCGACGAGCTGAACCGGATCCGGCAGAACGTGCTCGGCGGCACCGCGCCGGTGAACCTGCTGCGCCCGCGCGCCCGCAAGCTGCTGCTCGACGCCCTGTACGCCCGCTCCGGCCAGTCCGGCCGGCACAGCGACCCGGAGCTGGCCGCCGAGCTGCGCTCCGCCTTCGACGAGGACATCTCCACCGAGGACGCCTTCATCGACTTCCTCGACCGCTGGTGGCCCGAGCTCACCCCGCGCGGGGTGCTGGCCGCCATGGCCGACGAGCGGCGGCTCGGCCGCTGGTCGCGCCGCGAGCTGAACCCGCGCGAGATCCGCCGGCTGGCCCGCTCGCTGCGCCGGGTGGGCCCGGACGGCAAGGGTCCCCTGTCGGTGCACGACGTGGCGCTGCTGGACGAGCTCCAGCAGCTGCTCGGCGCGCCCGCCCGGCCCAAGCGCAAGCGGGAGATGGATCCGCTGGACCAGCTCAGCGGGCTGGAGGAGCTGATGCCGACCCGCGAGGAGACCCAGTGGGAGCGGGCCGAGCGGCTCGCGGCGGAGCGCACCGAGTACGCGCACGTCATCGTGGACGAGGCCCAGGACCTGACGCCGATGCAGTGGCGGATGGTGGGCCGGCGGGGCCGGACGGGCACCTGGACGGTGGTCGGCGACCCGGCGCAGTCCTCCTGGACCGACCCGGACGAGGCGGCCGCGGCCCGCGACGAGGCCCTCGGGTCCCGACCGCGCAAGCGGTTCACGCTGACGGTGAACTACCGCAACCCGGCCGAGGTCGCCGAGGTCGCGGCCCGGGTGCTGCGCCTGGCGATGCCCGGCATGGAGCCGCCGTCGGCGGTGCGCTCCACGGGCCTGGAGCCCCGCTTCGCGGCGGCCGGGGACGATCTGGGCGCCACGGTGCGGGAGGAGACCCGCCGGCTGCTGGAGCAGGTCGACGGCACCGTCGGCGTGGTCGTGGCCATGGACCGGCGCGCGGAGGCCGCGGGCTGGCTCGCCGGCCTCGGGCAGCGGGCGGTGGCGCTGGGCAGCCTGGAGGCCAAGGGCCTGGAGTACGACGCCACCGTCGTCGTCTCCCCGGCGGAGATCGCGGACGAGTCCCCGGCGGGCCTGCGGGTGCTGTACGTGGCGCTGACGCGCGCGACGCAGCAGCTGACGGTGGTCTCGGCGGAGCGGGACCGGCCCGACGCGTCCGGCGTACCGGAACTGCTGCTCCCGTAA
- a CDS encoding CGNR zinc finger domain-containing protein, which produces MRFDSGRVCLDLVATLAPHEGLADGDGLRLWLAGAGLVPDRTPLARVGPDWAAAFRSLRSDVETLVRAELDAAAPSPAAAQALARVNALAAGPPPGLCAVRDREGHLVRELCGGVECGALLAVVARDAVELLTDPGDLALLRACEGDGCTRVYLDTSRGHRRRWCSSELCGNRERVARHRRRVLAAGSV; this is translated from the coding sequence ATGCGGTTCGACTCCGGCCGGGTCTGCCTGGACCTGGTGGCCACTCTCGCCCCCCACGAGGGGCTTGCGGACGGTGACGGGCTGCGGCTGTGGCTCGCCGGAGCCGGGCTGGTGCCCGACCGGACGCCGCTCGCCCGGGTCGGCCCGGACTGGGCGGCCGCGTTCCGCTCCCTGCGCTCCGACGTGGAGACCCTCGTACGGGCGGAACTGGACGCGGCCGCGCCGTCGCCCGCCGCGGCGCAGGCCCTCGCCCGGGTCAACGCGCTGGCCGCCGGGCCACCCCCCGGCCTGTGTGCCGTACGGGACCGGGAAGGGCACCTCGTACGGGAGTTGTGCGGCGGCGTGGAGTGCGGGGCCCTGCTCGCGGTCGTGGCCCGCGACGCCGTCGAGCTGCTCACCGACCCCGGCGACCTGGCGCTGCTGAGGGCCTGCGAGGGCGACGGCTGCACCCGGGTCTACCTGGACACTTCCCGCGGCCACCGGCGCCGCTGGTGCTCCAGCGAGCTGTGCGGCAACCGGGAGCGCGTGGCCCGGCACCGCCGCCGGGTCCTGGCCGCGGGATCCGTCTAG
- a CDS encoding GNAT family N-acetyltransferase: MIIDGVEMRGLEAGDAAGLAEAYARNRAFMAPFEPARPPEFYTERGQRARIEGMLADRDAGRMVPYVLVEAAGGTPVGAINLGSIALGPLCSGGVGYWVDRDWNGKGLATAALEEVCRVAREEAGLHRVEAGTLLGNLASQRVLRKAGFEEYGIAPRYLHIDGAWRDHRLFQRLLHDDPPPV, translated from the coding sequence ATGATCATTGACGGCGTGGAGATGAGGGGCCTGGAAGCCGGCGACGCCGCCGGGCTGGCCGAGGCCTACGCGCGCAACCGGGCCTTCATGGCGCCCTTCGAACCGGCCCGGCCGCCGGAGTTCTACACCGAGCGCGGCCAGCGGGCCCGCATCGAGGGCATGCTCGCGGACCGGGACGCCGGGCGGATGGTCCCGTACGTCCTGGTCGAGGCGGCGGGCGGGACGCCGGTCGGCGCGATCAACCTGGGCTCGATCGCGCTCGGTCCGCTGTGCAGCGGCGGCGTGGGCTACTGGGTGGACCGGGACTGGAACGGCAAGGGCCTGGCCACCGCCGCCCTGGAGGAGGTGTGCCGGGTCGCCCGCGAGGAGGCGGGCCTGCACCGCGTGGAGGCCGGGACCCTGCTCGGCAACCTCGCCTCGCAGCGGGTGCTGCGCAAGGCCGGCTTCGAGGAGTACGGGATCGCCCCGCGCTACCTGCACATCGACGGCGCCTGGCGCGACCACCGCCTCTTCCAGCGCCTCCTGCACGACGATCCCCCGCCGGTATAG
- a CDS encoding uroporphyrinogen-III synthase: MDDTKTGPLAGFTVGVTAARRADELIALLRRRGASVLHAPALRIVPLADDSELLAATKELIDCAPDAVVATTAIGFRGWIEAADGWGVGEELLARLRTTELLARGPKVKGAVRAAGLVEAWSPESESLAEVLERLLAGGVAGRRIALQLHGEPLPGFVEALRAGGAEVVVVPVYRWMAPEDLAPLDRLLDAVVGGAVDAVSFTSAPAAASLLSRAEERGVREPVLAALRGGVLAACVGPVTALPLQAHGVDTVQPERFRLGPLVQLLCQELPGRARVLPVAGHRLEIRGHAVLVDEELRPVPPAGMALLRALARRPGWVVARAELLRVLPGAGRDEHAVETAMARLRVALGAPKMIQTVVKRGYRLSLDAGGEAKYGERSAP, encoded by the coding sequence ATGGACGACACCAAGACCGGTCCGCTCGCGGGCTTCACCGTCGGCGTCACCGCCGCCCGGCGCGCGGACGAACTCATCGCCCTGCTGCGCCGGCGCGGGGCCTCCGTGCTGCACGCGCCCGCGCTGCGGATCGTCCCGCTGGCCGACGACAGCGAACTCCTCGCCGCCACCAAGGAGCTGATCGACTGCGCGCCGGACGCGGTGGTGGCCACCACCGCGATCGGGTTCCGCGGCTGGATCGAGGCCGCCGACGGGTGGGGGGTCGGCGAGGAGCTGCTGGCGCGGCTGCGGACCACCGAACTCCTGGCGCGGGGGCCGAAGGTGAAGGGCGCCGTCCGGGCCGCCGGGCTGGTGGAGGCCTGGTCGCCGGAGTCGGAATCGCTCGCCGAGGTGCTGGAGCGGCTGCTGGCGGGCGGGGTGGCCGGACGCCGGATCGCCCTCCAGCTGCACGGGGAGCCGCTGCCCGGCTTCGTCGAGGCGCTGCGGGCCGGCGGGGCCGAGGTGGTGGTGGTCCCGGTGTACCGGTGGATGGCGCCCGAGGACCTCGCCCCGCTGGACCGGCTGCTGGACGCGGTCGTGGGCGGCGCGGTGGACGCGGTCAGCTTCACCTCGGCGCCGGCGGCGGCCTCGCTGCTGTCGCGGGCCGAGGAGCGCGGCGTACGGGAACCGGTGCTGGCGGCGCTGCGGGGCGGGGTGCTGGCCGCGTGCGTGGGGCCGGTGACCGCGCTGCCGCTGCAGGCGCACGGGGTGGACACCGTGCAGCCGGAGCGGTTCCGGCTGGGGCCGCTGGTCCAACTGCTCTGCCAGGAGCTGCCCGGCCGGGCGAGGGTGCTGCCGGTGGCCGGGCACCGGCTGGAGATCCGCGGGCACGCGGTCCTGGTCGACGAGGAGCTGCGGCCGGTGCCGCCCGCCGGGATGGCCCTGCTGCGGGCCCTGGCCCGGCGGCCGGGCTGGGTGGTGGCCCGGGCCGAACTGCTGCGGGTGCTGCCGGGCGCGGGGCGCGACGAGCACGCCGTGGAGACGGCGATGGCCCGCCTGCGGGTGGCGCTGGGCGCCCCGAAGATGATCCAGACCGTGGTGAAGCGGGGCTACCGGCTGTCGCTGGACGCGGGCGGCGAGGCCAAGTACGGGGAGCGGTCCGCCCCGTGA
- a CDS encoding nitrate/nitrite transporter, which yields MTGTTAPRKGGRWIERWDPEDETFWKETGERVARRNLVYSVLSEHIGFSIWSLWSVMVLFMGPEYGIDPAGKFFLIATATLVGALVRVPYTFAVARFGGRNWTVFSALLLLAPTVAAMLVMEPGTSYGTFLAVAALTGVGGGNFASSMTNINAFFPLRKKGWALGLNAGGGNIGVPVVQLAGLLVIATAGAGHPRLLLAVYIPLVVVAAALALARMDNLAPVRNDTGAVREAVGDAHTWIMAFLYIGTFGSFIGYSFAFGLVLQTQFGRTPLQAASLTFIGPLLGSLIRPVGGALADRFGGARITLGTFVAMAAATGVVVFASQRHSLEVFLVGFVALFVLSGLGNGSTYKMIPGIFQAKALARGMSGEAAAAYGRRLSGAAMGLIGAVGALGGLGINLVFREAFLTSGSGTAAFVTFLGFYALCCAVTWAVYLRRPAAATVPAAGVEAKPQLTSV from the coding sequence ATGACCGGTACGACCGCACCGCGCAAGGGGGGCCGCTGGATCGAGCGGTGGGATCCCGAGGACGAGACGTTCTGGAAGGAGACCGGCGAGCGGGTCGCCCGCCGCAACCTCGTCTACTCCGTGCTCTCCGAGCACATCGGGTTCTCCATCTGGTCGCTCTGGTCCGTGATGGTCCTGTTCATGGGACCCGAGTACGGGATCGACCCGGCCGGGAAGTTCTTCCTGATCGCCACCGCCACCCTCGTCGGCGCGCTCGTACGGGTGCCCTACACCTTCGCCGTCGCCCGCTTCGGCGGCCGGAACTGGACCGTCTTCAGCGCACTCCTGCTGCTGGCGCCCACGGTGGCCGCGATGCTGGTCATGGAGCCCGGCACCTCCTACGGCACCTTCCTGGCCGTGGCCGCCCTCACCGGCGTCGGCGGCGGCAACTTCGCCTCGTCGATGACGAACATCAACGCCTTCTTCCCGCTGCGCAAGAAGGGCTGGGCGCTCGGACTGAACGCCGGCGGCGGCAACATCGGCGTACCGGTGGTGCAGCTGGCCGGACTGCTGGTCATCGCCACCGCCGGAGCCGGGCACCCGCGGCTGCTGCTCGCCGTCTACATCCCGCTGGTCGTGGTCGCGGCGGCGCTGGCCCTCGCGCGCATGGACAACCTGGCGCCCGTGCGCAACGACACCGGCGCCGTCCGCGAAGCGGTCGGGGACGCGCACACCTGGATCATGGCGTTCCTGTACATCGGCACCTTCGGGTCCTTCATCGGATACAGCTTCGCCTTCGGACTCGTGCTCCAGACCCAGTTCGGGCGCACCCCGCTGCAGGCCGCCTCGCTCACCTTCATCGGGCCGCTGCTCGGCTCACTGATCCGGCCGGTGGGCGGCGCCCTGGCCGACCGGTTCGGCGGGGCACGGATCACCCTGGGAACCTTCGTGGCGATGGCGGCGGCGACCGGCGTGGTGGTGTTCGCCTCGCAGCGGCACTCGCTGGAGGTGTTCCTCGTCGGGTTCGTGGCCCTGTTCGTACTGAGCGGGCTCGGCAACGGCTCGACGTACAAGATGATCCCGGGCATCTTCCAGGCCAAGGCGCTGGCACGCGGAATGAGCGGCGAGGCCGCCGCCGCGTACGGACGGCGGCTGTCCGGGGCCGCCATGGGGCTGATCGGGGCGGTCGGGGCGCTCGGCGGACTGGGCATCAACCTGGTCTTCCGGGAGGCGTTCCTCACCTCCGGGTCGGGCACGGCGGCCTTCGTCACCTTCCTCGGCTTCTACGCCCTGTGCTGCGCGGTGACCTGGGCGGTATACCTTCGCCGGCCGGCGGCCGCGACCGTCCCGGCGGCCGGGGTCGAGGCGAAACCGCAGCTCACGTCGGTGTAA
- a CDS encoding LysR family transcriptional regulator — protein MNPRDVDPRLLRGFVAAAEELHFTRAAARLYVAQQALSRDVRRLEQALGAALFARTTRAVELTPDGLRLLPLARRALAAHEELAAAFTAPRALLVDLNTDGPSTGRRVLERARELAPDCELMARFESGLTHAAAEIAAGRLDVAFGYADGLAPGLRTRLAQAPVRYEPLAVLLPEGHPLAAEDAVRVDALAGETVYAGAGNPRTVEWTELARELFAGRGIEMAPPAPVAVGKEEFGRVMAKTGNPVLVTVDFLDMPACVKRPLTDPVPLSPLSMVWRRGFGHPGLDALRAAAAALAAEHGWLEPPAGTWVPARLTHGHGAG, from the coding sequence GTGAACCCCCGTGATGTGGACCCCCGGCTGCTGCGCGGGTTCGTCGCCGCCGCCGAGGAGCTGCACTTCACCCGTGCCGCCGCCCGCCTCTACGTCGCCCAGCAGGCCCTCAGCCGCGATGTCCGGCGGCTCGAACAGGCCCTGGGCGCCGCCCTGTTCGCCCGGACCACCCGCGCGGTCGAGCTGACCCCCGACGGGCTGCGGCTGCTGCCGCTCGCCCGGCGGGCGCTGGCCGCGCACGAGGAGCTGGCCGCCGCCTTCACCGCCCCGCGGGCCCTCCTCGTCGACCTGAACACCGACGGCCCCAGCACGGGCCGCCGGGTCCTGGAACGGGCCCGCGAACTCGCCCCGGACTGCGAGCTGATGGCCCGCTTCGAAAGCGGCCTCACCCACGCCGCCGCCGAGATCGCCGCCGGCCGGCTCGACGTCGCCTTCGGGTACGCCGACGGCCTGGCCCCGGGGCTCCGGACGCGCCTCGCGCAGGCGCCCGTACGGTACGAGCCGCTCGCCGTCCTGCTGCCCGAGGGGCACCCGCTGGCCGCCGAGGACGCCGTACGGGTGGACGCGCTGGCCGGGGAGACCGTGTACGCGGGGGCCGGGAACCCGCGGACCGTGGAGTGGACGGAGCTCGCCCGCGAGCTGTTCGCCGGGCGCGGGATCGAGATGGCGCCGCCCGCCCCCGTCGCCGTGGGGAAGGAGGAGTTCGGCCGGGTGATGGCCAAGACCGGCAATCCGGTCCTGGTGACCGTGGACTTCCTCGACATGCCCGCCTGCGTGAAGCGCCCGCTGACCGACCCCGTCCCGCTGTCCCCGCTGTCGATGGTGTGGCGGCGGGGTTTCGGCCACCCCGGCCTGGACGCGCTGCGCGCCGCGGCCGCCGCACTGGCCGCCGAGCACGGCTGGCTGGAACCCCCCGCCGGGACCTGGGTCCCCGCCCGGCTCACACACGGCCATGGCGCCGGGTGA
- a CDS encoding MFS transporter produces MTVTGTTLVLAAPATAAPAPAPAPAPARPAPANAPAPAAAPAPGPAAAGRVSGPYRRLFALPGTRAFTAGNLLARLPMGMFGVSAVMMIAGQRGSYALAGAVTATGLAATALVAPWTARLVDRYGQARVAVPATLVAVLGSLCLVVCVRTGAPAWTLFASYAATATTPNIGGMSRARWTHLLRDSPASHHTAMSLEQAADELCFLLGPVLAAFLCTAVFPEAGTLAGAALFLTGMLVFTAQRSTEPPAAGAVPRHGSPLRALAPLLALFGCLGLVFGSMEVASIAYLDAAGLGAASGLVLALQAAGSCAAGLLYGTLRPRALRTCVCALAVLMALPWAAAATGSPAALAGALLLAGMATAPTMVTAMSRVHALTPAGRLNEGMTLAVTAILAGIAAGSATAGLTVDRLGATTAYLLPAAAAVAAVAAAAAGRFIRRAGDRSRVVRTAAALDPR; encoded by the coding sequence ATGACCGTCACCGGCACCACGCTCGTCCTCGCCGCCCCGGCGACCGCCGCACCCGCGCCCGCGCCTGCTCCCGCGCCCGCCCGCCCCGCCCCCGCGAACGCTCCCGCGCCTGCCGCCGCGCCCGCGCCCGGCCCCGCCGCGGCGGGCCGCGTCAGCGGTCCGTACCGCCGCCTGTTCGCCCTTCCCGGGACCCGCGCCTTCACCGCCGGGAACCTGCTCGCCCGGCTCCCCATGGGCATGTTCGGGGTCAGCGCGGTCATGATGATCGCCGGCCAGCGCGGTTCGTACGCCCTCGCCGGGGCGGTCACGGCCACCGGCCTGGCCGCCACGGCCCTGGTAGCGCCCTGGACGGCCCGGCTCGTCGACCGGTACGGACAGGCCCGCGTCGCCGTGCCCGCCACCCTGGTCGCGGTCCTCGGCTCCCTGTGCCTGGTCGTGTGCGTCCGGACCGGGGCACCGGCCTGGACCCTCTTCGCCTCCTACGCGGCGACCGCCACCACCCCCAACATCGGGGGCATGTCCCGGGCCCGCTGGACCCACCTGCTGCGCGACTCCCCGGCCTCGCACCACACCGCGATGTCCTTGGAACAGGCCGCGGACGAACTGTGCTTCCTGCTCGGCCCGGTGCTGGCCGCCTTCCTCTGCACGGCCGTCTTCCCCGAGGCCGGCACCCTCGCCGGCGCGGCCCTCTTCCTCACCGGGATGCTGGTCTTCACCGCCCAGCGCTCCACGGAGCCCCCGGCGGCGGGGGCGGTGCCCCGCCACGGCTCGCCGCTGCGCGCCCTGGCTCCGCTCCTGGCCCTGTTCGGCTGCCTGGGGCTGGTGTTCGGCTCGATGGAGGTCGCCTCGATCGCCTACCTCGACGCCGCAGGGCTGGGCGCCGCGTCCGGACTGGTCCTCGCCCTCCAGGCGGCGGGCTCCTGCGCGGCGGGGCTCCTCTACGGCACCCTGCGCCCCCGCGCGCTGCGGACCTGCGTGTGCGCCCTGGCCGTCCTCATGGCCCTGCCCTGGGCCGCGGCGGCCACCGGCTCGCCGGCCGCGCTCGCCGGGGCCCTGCTGTTGGCCGGCATGGCCACGGCCCCGACGATGGTCACCGCGATGTCCCGGGTCCACGCCCTGACCCCGGCGGGCCGCCTCAACGAGGGCATGACCCTCGCGGTCACCGCCATCCTCGCGGGCATCGCGGCCGGCTCCGCCACGGCGGGCCTGACGGTCGACCGCCTCGGTGCGACGACGGCCTACCTGCTGCCCGCGGCGGCCGCGGTCGCCGCCGTGGCGGCTGCGGCGGCAGGGCGATTCATCCGGCGGGCGGGTGATCGTTCCCGCGTGGTACGCACCGCCGCCGCCCTCGATCCGCGATAA
- a CDS encoding SH3 domain-containing protein translates to MSAHRSVSAAVIVAAVTASCLVPAVPALADSAGPRFSQPYVPSIAPGRTGRVVIAAATGMDQAVRSTFRITAPERTTFPEARFYWNGRRTASPCTLSRDARQLTCEAGTRAGFVFPANEQTRLGVSVRVDANAPEGTTLDGGEWATGAEAPALFAVATAVTGPTGPKGDDGKPGKPGHHGKPGKPGHHGKPGKPGPKGEKGDKGDRGDTGPRGPVGPQGPEGPEGPAGPEGPQGPAGGPPGPQGPQGPAGPAGPQGPKGNQGKPGKPGPAGPKGNHGKPGKPGPAGPKGPKGPQGLPGKPGPQGPKGPKGDTGKPGDCKCGGHHEHPKAKIVAPGKGLGIRSGPGTQYAKKGKAPSGTVVKLQCKVNGQNVDGNSIWYKLADGSGWISARYALNLNKVPFC, encoded by the coding sequence TTGTCTGCTCACCGCTCCGTTTCGGCTGCCGTGATCGTCGCGGCCGTCACCGCCTCCTGTCTCGTACCGGCCGTTCCCGCCCTCGCCGACTCGGCGGGGCCGCGGTTCTCCCAGCCGTACGTCCCCTCGATCGCTCCCGGCCGTACGGGCCGCGTCGTCATCGCCGCGGCCACCGGGATGGATCAGGCCGTCCGCAGCACCTTCCGGATCACCGCTCCGGAACGGACGACCTTCCCGGAGGCCCGCTTCTACTGGAACGGCCGGCGCACGGCCTCCCCGTGCACGCTCTCGCGCGACGCCCGGCAGCTGACCTGCGAGGCCGGAACCCGCGCGGGCTTCGTCTTCCCCGCGAACGAGCAGACCCGGCTCGGCGTGTCCGTCCGGGTGGACGCGAACGCCCCGGAGGGCACGACGCTGGACGGCGGCGAGTGGGCGACCGGCGCCGAGGCGCCCGCCCTGTTCGCCGTGGCCACCGCGGTGACCGGGCCCACGGGCCCCAAGGGCGACGACGGCAAGCCCGGAAAGCCCGGCCACCACGGCAAGCCCGGAAAGCCCGGCCACCACGGCAAGCCCGGCAAGCCGGGCCCGAAGGGCGAGAAGGGCGACAAGGGGGACAGGGGCGACACCGGCCCCCGGGGCCCCGTAGGACCCCAGGGCCCCGAGGGCCCTGAAGGCCCGGCCGGACCCGAGGGACCGCAGGGCCCCGCAGGCGGCCCGCCCGGACCCCAGGGTCCTCAGGGACCCGCCGGACCCGCCGGACCCCAGGGCCCCAAGGGCAACCAGGGCAAGCCCGGAAAGCCCGGCCCCGCCGGACCCAAGGGCAACCACGGCAAGCCCGGAAAGCCCGGGCCCGCCGGACCGAAGGGCCCCAAGGGCCCCCAGGGCCTGCCGGGCAAGCCCGGTCCGCAGGGCCCGAAGGGCCCCAAGGGTGACACCGGCAAGCCCGGCGACTGCAAGTGCGGCGGCCACCACGAGCACCCGAAGGCCAAGATCGTCGCCCCCGGCAAGGGCCTCGGCATCCGCTCCGGCCCCGGCACCCAGTACGCGAAGAAGGGCAAGGCCCCGTCCGGCACGGTGGTCAAGCTCCAGTGCAAGGTCAACGGCCAGAACGTCGACGGCAATTCGATCTGGTACAAGCTCGCCGACGGCAGCGGCTGGATCTCCGCCCGCTACGCCCTGAACCTCAACAAGGTGCCGTTCTGCTAG
- the smpB gene encoding SsrA-binding protein SmpB — protein sequence MAKEKGRKLIAQNKKARHDYTILDTYECGLVLTGTEVKSMRQGRASLVDGFVSVEGREAWLYNVHVPEYSQGTWTNHSARRKRKLLMHREEIDKLERKADESGHTIVPLSLYFKDGRAKVEIALAKGKKEYDKRQTLREKQDTRETNRAISAIRRKQRGTV from the coding sequence ATGGCTAAGGAAAAAGGGCGCAAGCTGATCGCCCAGAACAAGAAGGCGCGGCACGACTACACGATCCTCGACACCTACGAGTGCGGCCTCGTGCTCACGGGGACCGAGGTCAAGTCCATGCGCCAGGGCCGGGCCTCGCTGGTCGACGGGTTCGTGTCGGTGGAGGGCCGCGAGGCGTGGCTCTACAACGTGCACGTGCCGGAGTACAGCCAGGGCACCTGGACCAACCACAGCGCCCGGCGCAAGCGCAAGCTCCTCATGCACCGGGAGGAGATCGACAAGCTGGAGCGCAAGGCGGACGAGTCGGGTCACACGATCGTGCCCCTCTCGCTGTACTTCAAGGACGGCCGCGCGAAGGTCGAGATCGCGCTGGCCAAGGGCAAGAAGGAGTACGACAAGCGGCAGACCCTGCGGGAGAAGCAGGACACCCGCGAGACGAACCGGGCGATCTCGGCGATCCGCCGCAAGCAGCGGGGTACGGTTTAA